Below is a genomic region from Candidatus Eisenbacteria bacterium.
GCCTGCGCCGAATCGGGTGGCGGGGCCTCGGTCTCGGTCGCGGCCAGAACCGGAGCGCCGAGCAGGAGGAGCAGACCGAGGAGCCGGGCAATCGTGCGTCGCTGATTCATGGGGTCTCCCTTGCTCTGACGACGATTTCGATGCGTGTGCAGGATAGTGCCGTCTTCGTGCGAAGCCAAGGTGCCGCGGCGAGGAGCCGGACACCCGCGCGCCCGCGTCGCGGGTGCCGGCACGCCGCAGAAACATCGTCCCGAATGTCGGCGCCCGGGTCGCGAGCGCCAGCGTGCGCTAGTTCTTGTCGACGGAGATCGCAACCGCCTCGGTGTACGTGACCTTGATGAGGTCGCCCTTCTTCACCTTGTCGAGGTTCGAGGGATCCTGCGCCTTCAGGGTGACGCTCTTGCCCTTCGGGCCCTTCAACGTCACCTCGCCCTTCGCGCGATCGACCTTGGTCACGGTGGCCGTGATCTCGATCGCCTGGGCGCCCGCGGCCGCCGGCATCGATCCCGGCTGCGCGGTCTCCACCCCCTCGGCCGTCTCGATGCCCGGCTTCGCCTTGCCCGGCTTGTAGAGCTTGAAGGCGAGTGCGCGCTTGTAGACCGCGGTCACGATGTCGCCCTTCTTCACCTGCGGCAGGTTCTTGACCGCGTCGTCGACCTTGAACTCGATCTCGTTCCCCTCGGGTCCGCGCAGCGTCACCATGCGCGTCTTCTGGTTGATCGCGACGACCTTCGCCTGCACGGTGACCGTCTCGGCACGGGTGACCGAGTCGTCGCCCTTCTGCATCGACGTCGTCGCGGTGGCGGGGAGCGGCTCGGGGCCCTTGCTCGTCGAGCAGCCGGCCATCGCCAAGAGAACGGCGGCGCTCGTGATCAGCTTCCTTGCAGTGGTCATCGGATCCTCCTTGTGGCGGGAAAGGGGCTTCATAGTCGGTCTCGATCGCCCTGCGCAAGGGCCGCCCGCGCGGCGGTTTCGGAGCACCCGTGTCACTTGACGATGGGACGTGAACGCGGCTAACGCGCGCGCCATGCGTCGGAGGCACCTCCTCCCGGTGGTCGTGGCCGTCGAACTCCTGGTCGGTTGGAGCATGACGTGGGGCGAGCCGCTCCCGTCATGGAACGACGGACCCGCGAAATCCCGCCTCCTGGCGTTCGTGAAGAGCGTGACCGAAGCGGGCGGGAAGGACGGCGTCGCACCGCCGGAACGCATCGCGGTCTTCGACAACGACGGGACGCTCTGGTGCGAGCAGCCCCTGTACGTGCAATTCGTCTTCGCGCTCGACCGCCTGAAGGCGCTGGCGCCGCAGCATCCCGAGTGGGCGACGACGCAGCCGTTCCAGGCCGCGCTCGCGGGCGACGAGAAGGCCGTTGCCGCGTCCGGCGCGAAGGGGCTCGCCGAGATCATGATGGCGACCCACGCCGGCATGACGCAGCAGGAGTTCGCGGCGATGGTCGCGGACTGGATCGCGACGGCCCGCCATCCGCGCTTCAAGCGGCCCTACACCGAGCTCGTCTACCAACCCATGCTCGAGCTGCTCGCCTACCTGCGCGAGAATGGGTTCAAGACCTTCATCGTCTCGGGCGGCGGCGTCGACTTCATGCGCGTCTGGACCGAACGCGTCTACGGCATCCCGCCCGAGCAGGTCGTCGGCTCGACGATCGCCACCGAGTTCCGGCTCGGCCCCGGCGGCGTGCCGGAGCTGATCCGCCTGCCGAAGATCGACCACGTCGACGACGGACCGGGAAAGCCGGTCGGCATCGACCGGTCCATCGGCCGGCATCCCATCTTCGCTTTCGGCAACTCCGACGGCGACCGGCAGATGCTCGAGTGGACGGCCGCGGGATCGGGCGCGCGCTTCCTCGGCATCGTCCATCACACCGACGCCGCACGCGAATGGGCCTACGACCATCCTTCGGCAGTCGGCCAGCTCGACAAGGCGCTCGTCGAGGCGCAGGAGAAGGGCTGGACGGTCGTCGACATGAAGACCGAGTGGAAGCGCGTGTTCGCGTTCG
It encodes:
- a CDS encoding HAD family hydrolase, which produces MTWGEPLPSWNDGPAKSRLLAFVKSVTEAGGKDGVAPPERIAVFDNDGTLWCEQPLYVQFVFALDRLKALAPQHPEWATTQPFQAALAGDEKAVAASGAKGLAEIMMATHAGMTQQEFAAMVADWIATARHPRFKRPYTELVYQPMLELLAYLRENGFKTFIVSGGGVDFMRVWTERVYGIPPEQVVGSTIATEFRLGPGGVPELIRLPKIDHVDDGPGKPVGIDRSIGRHPIFAFGNSDGDRQMLEWTAAGSGARFLGIVHHTDAAREWAYDHPSAVGQLDKALVEAQEKGWTVVDMKTEWKRVFAFE